A genome region from Serinus canaria isolate serCan28SL12 chromosome 19, serCan2020, whole genome shotgun sequence includes the following:
- the TMEM132E gene encoding transmembrane protein 132E: MASLEKMLPGPAALLCCLCSLLLPAHAKGPAPSPEPAEPPGAILLPVSYRLSNTRLAFFLKELGASPAGNGSAPLQRSEPFVVFQTKELPVLNVTLGPFSTGLVLPKEHLQPSSTLEVPDRLTVNWKVRAFIVQPRLVASQPVVQVLFYVAGRDWDDFDVTDRLPCVRLHAFRDARELKSSCRLRGSLAMCLVQAELPHAWFGPSAVPLGRRKSPETLEGESQQVELYYTLHAPDGAGQCLGDAAARRGAGGARTEGPTQHPLLRIGSVSLLQPPPGPALQEHHLDGNVFIRLPDKPLKPGEVLSILLYLMSNSTVEHFTLRVKAKKGVNLLSTKSRSGQWLVSSELLTGGKHSTATVDVSRVDGAGPRDGDSSSEIMQLDFEMENFTSQSVTRRIMWHIDYRGRNPPPDLEKVVTELTVIQRDIRAIVPLAMDTEIINTAILTGRTVAIPVKVIAIELSGVIVDVSAMVECKSNNEDIIKVSSSCDYVFVSGKESRGSMSARVTFTYEHLSAPLEMTVWVPKLPLHIELSDARLSQVKGWRVPILPDRRSVRDSEHEEDEDERKQSRGCALQYQHSTLQVFTQFHTTAAEGTGQVVTMLGPDWLVEVTDLVSDFMRVDDPRVAHMVDSSTLAGREPGTTLFKVVSPLVEAVLGETLVTVAEEKVSITDLKAQVVSSLSLSLHPSPGNSHTIIARTSVQQTLSFFKQEALLSLWISYSDGTTAPLSLYDPKDYNLVVSSLDEKVVTVTQDRAFPLVVAESEGAGELLRAELVICESCQKTKRKSVLSTALATVRVHFGSEEDPTYDYDHVSSRPGLGEAGASTTLRAEVDRKAEPSQDSRMSSASHPTEDFPTIPTGFVQVTRGLTDLEIGMYALLGVFCLAILVFLINCIVFVLKYRHKRIPPEGQTNMDHSHHWVFLGNGQPLRAHNDLSPQPESPGNPLENVQTCCHGDHHSSGSSQTSVQSQVHGRGDGSSGGSTRDQSEDPLNSPTSKRKRVKFTTFATMPSDELAYNSIPIADEEDLEWVCQDMGLQDPEELHNYIRRIKEIA; this comes from the exons cccacGCCAAGggcccagcccccagccccgagCCCGCCGAGCCCCCTGGTGCCATCCTGCTGCCCGTCAGCTACCGCCTGTCCAACACCCGCCTGGCCTTCTTCCtcaaggagctgggagccagcccgGCGGGCAACGGCAGCGCCCCTCTGCAGCGCTCCGAGCCCTTCGTCGTCTTCCAGACCAAGGAGCTGCCCGTCCTCAACGTCACCCTGGGACCCTTCAGCAcggggctggtgctgcccaaggagCACCTGCAGCCCTCCAGCACCCTGGAGGTGCCCGACCGCCTCACCGTCAACTGGAAGGTGCGCGCCTTCATCGTCCAGCCCCGGCTGGTGGCCAGCCAGCCCGTGGTCCAAGTGCTCTTCTACGTGGCCGGCCGGGATTGGGATGACTTCGACGTGACGGACCGGCTGCCCTGCGTGCGGCTCCACGCCTTCCGCGACGCCCGCGAGCTCAAGAGCTCCTGCCGGCTGCGGGGCAGCCTGGCCATGTGCCTGGTGCAGGCCGAGCTGCCCCACGCCTGGTTCGGCCCCTCGGCCGTGCcgctgggcaggaggaagagccCCGAAACCCTGGAAGGGGAGAGCCAGCAGGTTGAGCTGTACTACACCCTGCACGCTCCCGACGGCGCCGGGCAGTGCCTCGGGGACGCGGCCGCTcgccgcggggccggcggcgctCGCACCGAGGGTCCCACGCAGCACCCGCTGCTGCGCATCGGCAGCGtcagcctcctgcagcccccgcCCGGGCCCGCCCTGCAGGAGCATCACCTGGATGGAAACGTCTTCATCCGCCTGCCCGACAAGCCCCTGAAGCCGGGGGAGGTGCTGAGCATCCTCCTCTACCTGATGTCCAACTCCACGGTGGAGCACTTCACCCTCAG GGTGAAGGCCAAGAAAGGTGTGAACCTGCTCAGCACCAAGTCCAGGAGCGGGCAGTGGCTGGTGAGCTCGGAGCTGCTGACGGGTGGCAAACACTCCACTGCCACCGTCGACGTGTCCAGGGTGGATGGGGCCGGACCCAG ggatggggactcctcGTCTGAGATCATGCAGCTGGATTTCGAGATGGAGAACTTCACCAGCCAGTCGGTGACGCGCCGCATCATGTGGCACATCGACTACCGGGGCCGCAACCCCCCGCCCGACCTGGAGAAGGTGGTCACGGAGCTGACGGTCATCCAGAGGGACATCAGGGCCATCGTGCCCCTGGCCATG GACACCGAGATCATCAACACAGCCATCCTGACGGGGCGCACGGTGGCCATTCCCGTGAAGGTCATTGCCATCGAGCTCAGCGGCGTCATCGTGGACGTCTCGGCCATGGTGGAGTGCAAGTCCAACAACGAGGACATCATCAAG GTTTCCAGCAGCTGTGACTACGTCTTCGTCAGCGGGAAGGAGTCGCGGGGCTCCATGAGCGCCCGGGTCACCTTCACCTACGAGCACCTGTCCGCCCCGCTGGAGATGACGGTGTGGGTGCCCAAACTGCCCCTGCACATCGAGCTCTCGGACGCCCGGCTGAGCCAGGTCAAGGGCTGGAGGGTGCCCATCCTGCCGGACAGGAG GTCGGTGCGGGACAGCGAGcatgaggaggatgaggacgAGCGGAAGCAGAgccggggctgtgccctgcagtaCCAGCACTCCACGCTGCAGGTCTTCACCCAGTTCCACACCACGGCGGCCGAGGGCACGGGCCAGGTGGTCACCATGCTGGGCCCGGACTGGCTGGTGGAGGTCACAGACCTGGTCAGCGACTTCATGCGCGTGGACGACCCGCGGGTGGCCCACATGGTGGACAGCTCCACGCTGGCAGGGCGGGAGCCAGGGACCACCCTCTTCAAG GTGGTGTCCCCGCTGGTGGAGGCGGTGCTGGGCGAGACGCTGGTGACGGTGGCGGAGGAGAAGGTCAGCATCACGGACCTGAAGGCCCAGGTGGTCTCCAGCCTCTCGCTGTccctccaccccagccctggcaaCAGCCACACCATCATCGCCCGCACGTCCGTGCAGCAAACCCTGAGCTTCTTCAAGCAG GAAGCGCTGCTGAGCCTGTGGATTTCCTACAGCGACGGCACCACGGCCCCCCTGTCCCTGTACGACCCCAAGGACTACAACCTGGTGGTGAGCAGCCTGGACGAGAAGGTGGTGACGGTGACCCAGGACCGGGCGTTCCCCTTGGTGGTGGCGGAGAGCGAGGGCGCGGGGGAGCTGCTGCGGGCGGAGCTGGTCATCTGCGAGAGCTGCCAGAAGACCAAGCGCAAGAGCGTCCTCTCCACGGCCTTGGCCACCGTGCGCGTCCACTTCGGCTCCGAGGAGGACCCCACCTACGACTACGACCACGTGTCCAGCaggccggggctgggggaggccGGGGCCAGCACCACCCTGCGGGCAGAGGTGGACAGGAAAGCGGAGCCGAGCCAGGACAGCCGGATGTCCAGCGCGTCTCACCCCACCGAGGACTTCCCCACCATCCCCACCGGCTTCGTGCAAGTGACGCGGGGGCTGACGGACCTGGAGATCGGGATGTACGCCCTGCTGGGCGTCTTCTGCCTGGCCATCTTGGTCTTCCTCATCAACTGCATCGTCTTTGTGCTGAAGTACCGGCACAAGCGCATCCCGCCGGAAGGCCAGACCAACATGGACCACTCCCACCACTGGGTCTTCCTGGGCAACGGGCAGCCCTTGAGGGCTCACAATGACCTGTCCCCGCAGCCCGAGAGCCCGGGGAACCCGCTGGAAAACGTGCAGACCTGCTGCCACGGGGACCACCACAGCAGCGGGAGCTCGCAGACCAGCGTGCAGAGCCAGGTGCACGGGCGCGGGGACGGCTCCTCGGGGGGCTCCACGCGGGACCAGAGCGAGGACCCGCTCAACTCACCCACCTCCAAACGGAAGCGGGTGAAGTTCACCACCTTCGCCACCATGCCCTCGGACGAGCTGGCCTACAACTCCATCCCCATCGCCGATGAGGAGGACTTGGAATGGGTGTGCCAGGACATGGGGCTGCAGGACCCCGAGGAGCTCCACAACTACATCCGCAGGATCAAGGAGATCGCTTAA